In Actinoplanes derwentensis, the following proteins share a genomic window:
- a CDS encoding response regulator, with translation MIRILLADDQPLVRAGLNTVLASDPELQVVAEAADGRAALAGVERSRPDVALLDIRMPGMDGLTAAESLRASHPALRVMIITTFDEDRYIARALDAGVHGFLLKSGDPYELIGGIKAAMNGGTVLAPAVAHRIVHVLHGGELRNRLAARSGIQTLTPRERDVLALVGAGLPNAEIGRRLHLAEGTVKIHVSALLGKLGLTSRVQAAIYAYRAGLAE, from the coding sequence ATGATCAGAATTTTGCTCGCCGACGATCAGCCGCTGGTGCGCGCCGGGCTGAACACCGTGCTGGCCTCCGACCCTGAACTGCAAGTGGTAGCCGAGGCTGCAGACGGCCGAGCCGCGCTGGCAGGGGTCGAGCGGTCGCGACCGGATGTGGCGCTGCTCGACATCCGGATGCCGGGCATGGACGGCCTGACCGCGGCCGAGTCGCTGCGCGCCAGCCACCCCGCCCTCCGCGTCATGATCATCACGACGTTCGACGAGGACCGGTACATCGCTCGCGCGCTCGACGCAGGGGTACATGGATTCCTGCTCAAATCCGGTGACCCGTACGAGCTGATCGGCGGGATCAAAGCCGCGATGAACGGAGGTACGGTGCTCGCCCCCGCGGTCGCGCACCGGATCGTCCACGTGCTGCACGGGGGTGAACTGCGGAACCGGCTGGCCGCCCGCAGCGGGATACAGACCCTCACCCCCCGGGAGCGAGATGTGCTCGCACTGGTCGGAGCAGGCCTCCCCAACGCCGAAATCGGCCGCCGTCTGCACCTAGCCGAGGGAACCGTGAAAATCCACGTGAGTGCCCTGCTCGGCAAACTCGGCCTCACCAGTCGGGTACAAGCCGCCATCTACGCCTACCGGGCAGGCCTCGCCGAGTAA
- a CDS encoding nuclear transport factor 2 family protein yields MHPFRQAVEARDSAAVEALLAENVVFTSPVAHKPYPGKPITAAILRGVLRVFEDFRYVREFDAGDHHALVFEATVNGRKITGCDFLHTDENGQIDDLMVMVRPLSAANALAEAMAAQFPQIQSEALRL; encoded by the coding sequence ATGCATCCTTTCCGGCAGGCCGTGGAAGCTCGGGACAGCGCCGCGGTCGAGGCACTGCTCGCCGAGAACGTCGTGTTCACCAGCCCGGTCGCGCACAAGCCTTACCCCGGAAAACCGATCACGGCGGCGATCTTGAGGGGTGTGCTGCGGGTCTTCGAAGACTTCCGGTACGTCCGCGAGTTCGACGCCGGGGATCACCACGCACTGGTCTTCGAGGCCACCGTGAACGGCCGGAAGATCACCGGCTGCGACTTCCTGCACACCGACGAGAACGGGCAGATCGACGACCTGATGGTCATGGTCCGGCCGCTCTCCGCCGCGAACGCCCTGGCCGAGGCGATGGCCGCCCAGTTCCCACAAATCCAGAGCGAAGCCCTCCGGCTCTGA